A section of the Salinisphaera sp. T31B1 genome encodes:
- a CDS encoding BCCT family transporter produces MLAPRVCYPVVVLIVCFVAATIVAPEPLSNAFDAIMAWIVHYFGWYYILITAGFIGFSIWVGCSRYGTLKLGPADSSPDFSRVSWYTMLFSAGIGIGVIFYSTAEPIAHYHAAPRQGVSDTIAAARYAVHIAWMEWGAGAFAIYIVVGLALGFATHRRGRPLTIRWGLEPLLGERIVRGWVGDIIDITAIVGTVFGLATSLGLGVIQINTGLTYLGVAEGSLALRLAIIIAITLAAGVSVLTGLTRGIKWLSNLNIALAVLLLVFVLVFGPTVFLLEAVVAQFGYYAQHILQSSFETDFASGDAWQSYWTTFFWAWWIAWGPFVGTFLARISRGRTVREFALGVLVIPSLGIFIWFGTMGWAALHREIFGAGGLGDLATQQVVFAFLSGLPLATLSSVLAMILITTFFVTSADSGAFVVATLSTGGMENPPLATRALWVVLQGAVSVALAVAGGLSALQTASLVGGLPFSVVMIALCVAVVKSLRAEWEAATTGVAPSAHPY; encoded by the coding sequence ATGCTCGCGCCCCGGGTCTGTTACCCGGTCGTCGTGCTGATCGTGTGTTTCGTGGCGGCGACGATCGTCGCTCCGGAACCGCTATCGAACGCATTCGATGCAATCATGGCCTGGATCGTTCATTACTTCGGCTGGTACTACATCCTCATCACCGCCGGGTTCATCGGATTTTCGATCTGGGTAGGCTGCAGCCGCTACGGGACGCTCAAGCTCGGCCCGGCCGACTCGAGCCCCGATTTTTCCCGTGTGTCGTGGTACACGATGCTGTTCTCGGCCGGCATCGGCATTGGCGTGATCTTCTACAGTACCGCCGAACCGATCGCGCACTATCACGCCGCCCCGCGTCAGGGCGTTTCCGACACGATCGCCGCCGCGCGTTACGCGGTGCATATAGCCTGGATGGAATGGGGCGCGGGCGCATTCGCGATCTATATCGTCGTCGGCCTGGCGCTCGGGTTCGCCACGCACCGCCGCGGCCGGCCGCTGACCATTCGCTGGGGGCTCGAGCCGCTGCTGGGCGAGCGGATCGTACGGGGGTGGGTAGGCGATATCATCGATATCACCGCCATCGTGGGCACGGTTTTCGGGCTGGCGACGTCACTCGGGCTGGGCGTCATCCAGATCAACACGGGCTTGACCTATCTCGGGGTGGCAGAGGGTTCGCTGGCTTTGAGACTGGCGATCATTATCGCCATCACCCTGGCGGCCGGCGTGTCGGTACTGACCGGCCTGACCCGCGGTATCAAATGGCTTTCGAATCTGAATATTGCGCTCGCCGTCCTGCTGCTCGTGTTCGTACTCGTGTTCGGGCCCACCGTCTTTTTACTCGAAGCGGTCGTGGCCCAGTTCGGCTACTACGCCCAGCATATCCTCCAGAGCAGTTTCGAAACCGACTTCGCCAGTGGCGATGCATGGCAGTCGTACTGGACGACGTTCTTCTGGGCGTGGTGGATCGCCTGGGGCCCGTTCGTGGGCACCTTTCTGGCGCGCATATCGCGTGGTCGCACGGTACGAGAGTTCGCCCTCGGCGTGCTCGTGATCCCGAGCCTGGGTATTTTCATCTGGTTCGGAACGATGGGCTGGGCGGCCCTCCACCGCGAGATTTTCGGCGCGGGCGGACTGGGCGATCTGGCCACGCAGCAGGTCGTGTTCGCGTTTCTCTCTGGCCTGCCTCTGGCCACGCTAAGCTCCGTACTGGCGATGATCCTCATCACCACATTCTTCGTGACCTCGGCCGATTCCGGCGCATTCGTGGTCGCCACCCTGTCGACCGGCGGGATGGAGAACCCACCGTTGGCTACCCGCGCACTCTGGGTTGTCCTGCAGGGTGCGGTGAGCGTGGCACTGGCCGTGGCCGGCGGGTTGTCGGCGCTGCAGACAGCGTCGCTGGTGGGCGGTCTGCCCTTCTCGGTGGTGATGATCGCGCTATGTGTGGCCGTCGTGAAGAGTCTGCGAGCCGAGTGGGAGGCCGCCACGACAGGCGTCGCGCCGTCGGCTCACCCATACTGA
- a CDS encoding uracil-DNA glycosylase, which translates to MPEPSVSQIRQPPPDCTRCPRLVSLRKHVRTERPNYHAAPVQAFGPADGRLLVVGLAPGMHGANATGRPFTGDRSGQLLFETLYRQGLCSAPVSVGPGDGLQLHDCRITNAVKCLPPGNRPVAAEINACNAFLRAEIEPATVVLALGGLAHNAVVRALGLRRADHRFGHDIVHRLPAGQTLIDSYHCSRYNINTGRLTPAMLNRVFARACRMIAGNGLPEPSMTP; encoded by the coding sequence ATGCCTGAGCCGTCAGTATCGCAAATTCGTCAGCCCCCGCCGGACTGTACGCGCTGCCCACGTCTTGTAAGCCTGCGCAAGCACGTGCGTACCGAACGGCCGAACTATCACGCGGCGCCGGTGCAAGCCTTCGGACCGGCCGACGGCCGCCTGTTGGTTGTCGGCCTGGCGCCAGGCATGCACGGCGCCAATGCCACTGGCCGCCCGTTTACCGGCGACCGCTCGGGCCAGCTTCTTTTTGAAACCCTGTACAGACAGGGGCTTTGCTCGGCGCCGGTCTCCGTAGGGCCGGGAGACGGGCTGCAGCTCCACGATTGTCGGATCACCAATGCCGTCAAATGTCTGCCGCCCGGCAATCGGCCGGTCGCCGCCGAGATCAACGCCTGCAATGCGTTTCTGCGAGCCGAAATCGAGCCGGCAACGGTCGTGCTCGCATTGGGCGGGCTGGCGCACAATGCCGTGGTGCGCGCACTGGGGCTGCGTCGGGCCGACCACCGCTTCGGCCACGACATCGTCCATCGCCTGCCGGCGGGCCAGACGCTGATCGATTCGTATCACTGCAGCCGCTACAACATCAACACCGGCCGGCTGACGCCGGCCATGCTCAATCGGGTGTTCGCACGCGCATGCCGAATGATTGCGGGCAACGGCTTGCCTGAGCCCTCGATGACGCCATAG
- a CDS encoding disulfide bond formation protein B: MNTRMTFLAGFIAAAGALAFAYYLQYAHGLEPCPLCIFQRVAMAGVGLFCLAGFIHGPGATGGRVYLALALICALTGAAIAARHVWLMHLPPDQVPACGPGLDYLIDIMPLTEVLTTVLRGDASCATVKGAFAGLSLPAWTCIYFIGLSLAGMLGLLVAPARSRSR; this comes from the coding sequence ATGAATACGCGGATGACCTTTCTGGCGGGCTTCATCGCCGCGGCCGGCGCACTGGCTTTTGCCTATTATCTGCAGTATGCGCACGGTTTGGAGCCGTGTCCGCTGTGTATTTTCCAGCGCGTGGCCATGGCCGGCGTTGGGCTGTTCTGTCTCGCGGGCTTCATCCACGGGCCGGGCGCCACCGGCGGTCGCGTCTATCTGGCGCTTGCGCTGATCTGTGCGCTCACCGGCGCGGCGATAGCTGCACGGCATGTGTGGCTCATGCATCTGCCGCCGGACCAGGTGCCGGCCTGCGGTCCGGGCCTGGATTATCTGATCGATATCATGCCGTTGACCGAAGTCCTGACCACGGTCCTGCGCGGCGACGCCAGCTGTGCCACGGTCAAGGGTGCATTCGCGGGTCTCAGTCTGCCGGCCTGGACCTGTATCTATTTCATCGGTCTGTCGCTGGCCGGTATGTTGGGGCTGTTGGTGGCCCCGGCCCGTTCGCGCAGTCGTTGA
- a CDS encoding NAD-dependent epimerase/dehydratase family protein, whose translation MANEHNAPVLVTGGNGYVASWVVKYLLEDGQNVHATVRDVSNKDKVGHLEGIAAEAPGTLTLFEADLLDPGAFDEAMAGCRVVFHTASPFVIAGVEDPEAELVRPAVEGTENVLASVEHTASVERVVLTSSVVAVYGDAADMADAGLYAFDERHWNTTSSVDHQPYNYSKVCAERRAWELNDAQQRWQLVTINPGFVLGPSLTRASASTSLSTMKQFGNGTLRLGAPELYFGVVDVRDVAEAHRRAGFLPKVSGRHIATSGTVSMLEMGRMLTEAFGKRYPFPSRTLPKWLLWLVGPFQGLPRRFVERNVGHRLDFDNGYIKRDLDMRFRTVRETVQSHFQQMLDDGLVRRR comes from the coding sequence ATGGCCAACGAACACAACGCGCCCGTACTGGTAACCGGCGGTAATGGTTATGTTGCGTCGTGGGTGGTCAAGTACCTTCTCGAGGACGGCCAGAATGTACACGCGACCGTGCGCGACGTTTCCAACAAGGACAAGGTCGGCCATCTGGAGGGGATTGCCGCCGAGGCGCCCGGCACCCTGACGCTTTTCGAAGCCGACCTACTGGATCCCGGCGCGTTCGATGAGGCGATGGCCGGCTGTCGGGTGGTCTTCCACACGGCCTCGCCGTTCGTGATCGCCGGCGTCGAGGATCCGGAGGCCGAACTGGTTCGTCCGGCGGTGGAAGGCACCGAGAACGTGCTTGCCAGCGTCGAGCACACGGCCAGCGTGGAGCGCGTGGTTCTCACCTCGAGCGTGGTCGCGGTCTATGGCGACGCCGCCGACATGGCCGATGCCGGCCTTTACGCCTTCGATGAACGCCATTGGAACACTACCTCCAGCGTCGACCACCAGCCCTACAACTATTCCAAGGTATGTGCAGAGCGGCGCGCTTGGGAGCTCAACGATGCACAGCAGCGCTGGCAGTTGGTCACGATCAATCCCGGCTTCGTCCTCGGCCCGTCGCTCACACGCGCCAGCGCGTCGACGAGTCTGTCGACGATGAAGCAGTTCGGCAACGGTACTCTAAGGTTGGGCGCGCCGGAACTGTATTTCGGCGTGGTCGACGTGCGTGATGTAGCCGAGGCCCACCGACGTGCCGGTTTCCTGCCCAAGGTTAGCGGGCGGCATATCGCTACCAGTGGGACGGTCAGCATGCTTGAAATGGGGCGCATGCTGACCGAAGCGTTCGGTAAGCGCTATCCGTTCCCGTCTCGCACGCTACCCAAATGGTTGCTCTGGTTGGTTGGCCCGTTCCAGGGTTTGCCTCGACGGTTTGTCGAGCGCAACGTCGGTCACCGTCTGGATTTCGACAACGGCTATATCAAACGCGATCTGGACATGCGTTTTCGTACAGTCCGCGAAACCGTACAGTCCCATTTTCAGCAGATGCTAGACGACGGGCTCGTTCGACGCCGATAG
- the pgsA gene encoding CDP-diacylglycerol--glycerol-3-phosphate 3-phosphatidyltransferase, which yields MNLPIWLTLFRLILIPFVVGLLFVPLAEANIAAAVLFGIALATDWLDGHLARRWNQTSAFGAFLDPVADKLIVCAVLVMLVYRDPHYYIALSATIVVGRELTVSALREWMAELGERGVVAVGAMGKYKTAIQMGAIFCMVFDLAQRSGIYTVGVVLLVIAAALTLWSMIEYLRQAWPRLSMER from the coding sequence TTGAACCTGCCCATCTGGCTGACCCTGTTTCGGCTCATTCTCATTCCCTTCGTGGTGGGGCTGCTGTTCGTGCCGCTGGCGGAGGCGAATATCGCCGCAGCTGTACTGTTCGGCATTGCGCTGGCGACCGACTGGCTCGACGGTCATCTCGCACGGCGCTGGAACCAGACCTCCGCATTCGGCGCCTTTCTCGACCCGGTTGCCGACAAACTCATCGTGTGCGCCGTGCTGGTGATGCTCGTCTACCGCGATCCGCACTACTATATCGCGCTGTCGGCCACGATCGTCGTCGGACGCGAGCTCACCGTATCGGCATTGCGTGAATGGATGGCCGAGCTCGGCGAGCGCGGGGTGGTCGCTGTGGGGGCAATGGGCAAGTACAAGACCGCAATCCAGATGGGCGCGATCTTCTGCATGGTCTTCGATCTCGCTCAACGCAGTGGCATCTACACGGTTGGTGTGGTGCTGCTGGTGATCGCGGCAGCCCTGACGCTCTGGTCCATGATCGAATATCTGCGTCAGGCCTGGCCCCGGTTGAGCATGGAGCGCTGA
- the rraA gene encoding ribonuclease E activity regulator RraA, whose product MYPVTDLCDEFSDKIQIAEPIFTDFGAVLAFGGPISTVKCFEDNSLVRAALEEPGEGRVLVVDGGASDRCALLGDNLAQLAIDNDWAGIVVYGCIRDSAEISQMDVAVKALNTHPKKSSKKNQGERDAPVRFAGVSFMPGDWLYADLDGVIVSESELSLSE is encoded by the coding sequence ATGTATCCGGTCACCGATCTTTGCGACGAATTCTCCGACAAGATCCAGATAGCCGAGCCGATCTTCACCGACTTCGGTGCGGTCCTGGCTTTTGGCGGCCCGATCAGTACCGTCAAGTGCTTCGAGGACAACTCTCTGGTGCGCGCCGCGCTCGAGGAGCCCGGTGAGGGCCGTGTACTCGTGGTCGACGGGGGGGCCTCCGATCGCTGCGCGCTGCTTGGCGATAACCTCGCTCAACTCGCCATTGACAACGACTGGGCGGGCATCGTGGTCTACGGCTGTATCCGCGATAGCGCCGAGATCTCGCAGATGGATGTGGCGGTGAAGGCGCTCAATACGCACCCCAAGAAGTCCAGCAAGAAGAATCAGGGCGAGCGCGATGCGCCGGTGCGCTTTGCCGGCGTGTCGTTCATGCCGGGTGACTGGTTATATGCCGATCTCGACGGCGTGATCGTCTCGGAATCGGAATTGTCGCTGTCCGAATAG
- a CDS encoding DNA topoisomerase IB — protein MASQAKTVARLRWGKGFTYRYTHGRNKGRTLKDARWRDWIAELVIPPAWHDVEITLDPKARVLASGRDDAGRKQYIYNSEFTAAQQRRKFDRLTQFAQQLSTMRRVTGQHLRQPGFTREKVLACMVRLIDMAYFRPGSERYLRENDSYGLTTMRSRHLRIEGDELIFDYDGKSGQHQHRVVEDRRLARVVAELDAEPGYEIFKYYDDDGDKVYVDSADLNEYIREVMGDAYSAKDFRTWAGTSLAALALDELGIGDDEQVSQTYVRQAVERVAERLGNTPAIARDSYIDPRVIDTYLDGRTLSHFLTLIQNELEKGDLTGPEERAIMKMLESRVDRERAAKV, from the coding sequence ATGGCATCACAGGCCAAGACCGTCGCCCGCCTGCGCTGGGGCAAGGGATTTACCTATCGCTATACGCACGGGCGCAATAAGGGGCGCACCCTAAAGGACGCCCGCTGGCGGGACTGGATCGCCGAACTGGTGATCCCGCCAGCCTGGCACGACGTCGAGATCACCCTCGATCCGAAGGCTCGGGTGCTGGCCAGCGGCCGCGACGATGCCGGCCGCAAGCAGTATATCTACAACAGCGAATTCACCGCAGCGCAGCAGCGTCGAAAGTTCGACCGCCTGACGCAGTTCGCCCAGCAGCTTTCAACCATGCGACGGGTCACCGGACAGCACCTGAGACAACCGGGATTCACGCGGGAAAAAGTGCTGGCCTGTATGGTGAGACTCATCGATATGGCCTATTTCCGTCCCGGCAGTGAACGCTACTTGCGCGAGAACGACTCCTATGGCCTGACCACCATGCGTTCGCGCCATCTACGGATCGAGGGCGACGAGTTGATTTTCGACTACGACGGTAAAAGTGGCCAGCACCAGCACCGCGTAGTCGAGGATCGACGGCTGGCACGAGTGGTCGCCGAGCTCGATGCCGAACCCGGCTACGAGATATTCAAGTACTACGACGACGATGGCGACAAGGTCTATGTCGATAGCGCAGATCTCAACGAATACATCCGGGAAGTGATGGGAGATGCGTACAGCGCCAAGGATTTTCGCACCTGGGCGGGGACGTCGCTGGCCGCGCTTGCATTGGACGAACTGGGCATCGGCGACGACGAGCAGGTCAGCCAGACGTACGTACGCCAGGCAGTCGAGCGCGTCGCCGAGCGGCTCGGCAATACGCCGGCGATCGCCCGCGACAGCTATATTGACCCACGCGTCATCGACACCTATCTGGATGGGCGAACGCTCAGTCATTTTCTGACGCTGATTCAGAACGAGCTCGAAAAAGGCGACCTGACCGGCCCCGAGGAGCGTGCGATCATGAAAATGCTGGAAAGCCGGGTCGATCGCGAGCGGGCGGCCAAAGTGTAG
- the uvrC gene encoding excinuclease ABC subunit UvrC, with protein MTEAGFDSKRYLRQLTQAPGVYRMYDVKGDVLYVGKAKNLKKRVSSYFLRASGNAKTESMLDQVADIEVTITHTEDEALLLESTLIKQHRPRYNVYLRDDKSYPYLLITGDNAYPRVVYHRGAQKRQGHYFGPFPSASAVKSTQDTLMRLFQLRNCRDSFFENRSRPCLQYQIKRCSAPCVGHISEADYARDVQDAVELLEGRNEKLIDRLVGDMESAARALDFETAARLREKISALRRLQSQSQKVGGQGDFDLICAAVDGGVAAVVVVTVRGGINLGHRSFFPSAPAGTESADVMAAFVSQYYLERRPPPELLVDPMPADDAWLSESLAERGGRRVHLKTSVRGERRRWLDNTRATLTQTLSAQLASRAGVEKRLASLADALGLSAPPMQMACFDISHTRGERAVASCVVFEAGAPQKSAYRRFNIDGIEPGDDYAAMRQALTRRFKRVKDGEAAMPDLLLIDGGKGQLGVAVETLDTLEIRGVQLLGVAKGSTRKPGLEQLFLPGQSAPLILPADSPGLHLIQQIRDEAHRFAIAAHRGQRGKARQGSMLDGIDGLGPKRRKKLLQTFGGPKQVARAGISELARVEGISATMAQRIYDYFHNTA; from the coding sequence ATGACCGAGGCAGGCTTCGATTCCAAACGCTATCTGCGCCAGCTCACCCAGGCGCCGGGCGTCTATCGCATGTACGACGTCAAGGGTGACGTGTTGTATGTCGGCAAGGCGAAGAATCTCAAGAAACGGGTTTCGAGTTATTTCCTGCGGGCGTCGGGCAATGCAAAGACCGAATCCATGCTTGATCAGGTGGCCGATATCGAGGTCACGATCACGCATACCGAGGATGAGGCGCTGCTGCTGGAATCCACCCTCATCAAGCAGCACCGACCGCGCTACAACGTCTATCTGCGCGACGACAAGAGCTATCCTTATCTGCTGATCACCGGCGACAACGCCTACCCCCGCGTCGTCTATCACCGCGGTGCCCAGAAACGCCAGGGCCATTACTTCGGCCCGTTCCCGAGTGCGAGTGCGGTCAAGAGCACTCAGGACACGCTGATGCGACTGTTTCAGTTGCGCAATTGCCGAGACAGCTTTTTCGAGAACCGCTCGCGACCCTGCCTGCAATATCAGATCAAGCGGTGCAGCGCCCCTTGCGTGGGCCATATCAGCGAGGCCGATTATGCACGCGACGTGCAGGATGCGGTCGAACTGCTGGAAGGCCGCAACGAAAAACTCATTGATCGGCTGGTCGGTGATATGGAATCCGCGGCCCGGGCGCTGGACTTCGAGACGGCCGCCCGGCTACGGGAGAAGATATCGGCACTGCGCCGGCTGCAGTCGCAAAGCCAGAAAGTCGGTGGGCAGGGTGATTTCGATCTGATTTGTGCGGCGGTGGACGGCGGCGTGGCTGCCGTGGTCGTGGTGACCGTGCGGGGCGGGATCAATCTCGGCCATCGCAGCTTTTTTCCGAGCGCACCGGCCGGCACCGAATCGGCGGACGTCATGGCGGCCTTTGTCAGCCAGTATTATCTCGAGCGCAGGCCGCCACCGGAGCTGCTTGTCGACCCGATGCCGGCCGACGACGCCTGGTTGTCGGAAAGTCTGGCCGAGCGCGGTGGCCGGCGTGTCCATCTGAAGACTAGCGTACGCGGCGAGCGCCGCCGCTGGCTGGACAATACCCGGGCGACGCTGACCCAGACGCTGTCAGCCCAGTTGGCAAGCCGTGCCGGGGTGGAAAAACGTCTGGCTTCACTGGCCGACGCGCTGGGCCTGTCGGCACCGCCGATGCAGATGGCCTGCTTCGATATCAGTCATACGCGCGGCGAGCGTGCGGTGGCTTCGTGTGTCGTGTTCGAGGCCGGGGCGCCCCAGAAGTCCGCCTATCGGCGCTTCAATATCGACGGCATCGAGCCCGGAGACGATTACGCGGCCATGCGTCAGGCGCTCACACGCCGGTTCAAGCGGGTCAAGGACGGCGAGGCAGCGATGCCGGACCTGTTGCTGATCGATGGCGGCAAGGGCCAGCTCGGTGTGGCCGTGGAAACCCTGGACACGCTGGAAATACGCGGCGTGCAGCTGCTCGGCGTGGCCAAGGGCTCGACCCGCAAGCCGGGCCTCGAGCAGCTGTTTTTGCCCGGCCAGTCGGCGCCGCTTATACTGCCCGCGGACTCGCCCGGGCTGCATCTGATCCAGCAGATACGGGACGAAGCCCACCGCTTCGCCATAGCCGCCCATCGCGGTCAGCGTGGCAAGGCGCGGCAAGGTTCGATGCTCGACGGGATAGACGGACTGGGCCCAAAACGCCGCAAGAAGCTGCTTCAGACCTTCGGCGGGCCGAAGCAGGTCGCCCGGGCCGGCATCTCCGAGCTTGCACGCGTGGAGGGCATCAGTGCGACCATGGCACAACGCATCTACGATTATTTCCATAACACGGCGTAA
- a CDS encoding alpha/beta hydrolase — translation MHGGSADVRSPELIEFHLRMTLTSRMIETSRGTFHVRRAGVPGAPVLLLLHGWPQSSYCWQPVARALADRFDLVMPDLRGLGDSPRTLEPLAYTKQALAGDVLAVMETLAIERCTLIGHDWGGAVAQELAFAAPGRIQRLVLLNILVLANSRGNRAARAALAAVGNRPMWYQFFQHANGLPEAMIPGNEAAWLGYFLKTWSRSGFPAAAFDEYVRCYAIEHTPATGAAYYRCHKADSARWRELAGRRLTMPALYIHGRHDPVIVSEFTHHLDDVFEDIRLETLDAAHFVAEECPDAVARLIGCFAEGG, via the coding sequence GTGCACGGTGGGTCGGCCGATGTACGATCACCCGAACTCATCGAATTCCACCTGCGTATGACCCTGACCAGCCGGATGATCGAGACCTCCCGAGGCACGTTCCACGTCAGACGGGCCGGTGTACCCGGCGCGCCCGTGCTGTTGTTGCTCCACGGCTGGCCGCAAAGCAGTTACTGCTGGCAGCCGGTCGCCAGAGCGCTGGCCGACCGGTTCGATCTGGTGATGCCGGACTTGCGCGGACTGGGCGATTCGCCGCGCACGCTCGAGCCACTCGCCTACACCAAGCAAGCACTGGCAGGCGACGTGCTGGCGGTCATGGAAACACTGGCCATCGAGCGCTGTACGCTGATCGGCCATGACTGGGGCGGGGCGGTGGCCCAGGAGCTTGCGTTCGCGGCGCCCGGCCGTATCCAGCGGCTAGTCCTGCTCAATATCCTGGTACTCGCCAATAGTCGCGGCAATCGCGCGGCACGGGCCGCGCTGGCAGCAGTGGGCAATCGGCCCATGTGGTACCAGTTCTTCCAGCACGCAAACGGATTGCCGGAGGCCATGATTCCCGGCAACGAGGCCGCATGGCTGGGCTATTTTCTCAAGACATGGAGCCGGTCCGGTTTCCCTGCGGCGGCTTTCGACGAGTACGTGCGCTGCTATGCGATCGAACATACGCCGGCGACAGGCGCAGCCTACTACCGTTGCCACAAAGCCGATTCGGCGCGCTGGCGCGAGCTGGCCGGTCGCAGGCTGACGATGCCGGCGCTGTATATCCACGGACGGCACGATCCGGTGATCGTGTCCGAATTCACGCATCATCTGGATGACGTGTTCGAGGACATTCGTCTTGAGACACTCGACGCGGCCCACTTCGTCGCAGAAGAGTGTCCGGACGCAGTAGCGCGCCTGATCGGCTGTTTCGCCGAAGGTGGCTGA